ACTTGTCCCCTTTGTTGTCCGTGTCCAACACCACGTAGGGGACGGTGACGTCCCCGTCCTCGGTGACGGAGAAGGGTTGGCAGAAGCCCTCCAGCTGGAACCCGCGGGCGTTCTCGGCCACGCTGGTGCCCATCACCCAACGGCCCGTTTGCCGTGTGGCCTCCACCGCCTTGGCCAAGAAGTAGATGGAGTTGTAGATGGTGGCAAAGAGGGGGTGGACctgtggggggagggggtgtcaGGGGATGCTGAGGTGCCACCAGCAGGTCCATGGGCCATGGGGACAGCCAGAGGACAACGCCACCGGCCACGGCCATGCCCACCCAAGCTCGTTGGCTGTGGTCAACTCAACCCAGAGCTGTTGGCCACCgtcacccccaccccacccccatggCCATGGTCACCTCCCTCTGATGCCTACAAGCCACAGTCACCTCCCCACAAGCCACACTGGCCACATTCTCCACCAGTGGCCCCACCACATGTCTGACCCATAACCCTGCTGGCTCCCAACCCCATAGACGTGTCCCTCACCCCATGGATGTCTCCTTCACCCCATGGACGTGTCCCTTCACCCCATGGATGTCTCCTTCACCCCATAGACGTGTCCCTCACCCCATGGACGTGTCCCTCACCCCATGGATGTCTCCTTCACCCCATGGATGTGTCCCTCACCCCATGGACATCTCCTTCACCCCATGGACGTGTCCCTCACCCCATGGATGTCTCCTTCACCCCATGGACGTGTCCCTCACCCCATGGATGTCTCCTTCACCCCATGGATGTCTCCTTCACCCCATGGACGTGTCCCTCACCCCATGGACGTGTCCCTCACCCCATGGATGTCTCTTTCACCCCATGGACGTGTCCCTCACCCCACAGACGTGTCCCTCACCCCACGGATGTCTCCTTCATCCCATGGACGTGTCCCTCACCCCACAGACGTGTCCCTCACCCCACAGACGTGTCCCTCACCCCACGGACGTGTCCCTCACCCCACGGacgtgccccccaccccacggacgtgcccccagcccacctcagTGGGGTCGATGTGCGCGGGGATCTCGTAGGCCTCCTTGGCCTGCTGCAGGGCCTCGTGGAAGGTGAGGTGGGGCGAGTCGATGGTGACGGTGAGGACGGCGTCGTAGGCCAGGCGCAGCTTGGTGTTGTTGGCCAGGACGGGGTAGGGCAGGCGCCGGTAGGGCAGGGGGAAGGTCAGGGCGTCGTAGGGGATGAAGACGTAGGTGCCGTCGGCCATGCCcatctcctccacctcctccaggAGGACCCGCTGCTCCTCGCCGCCCAGCAGCACCGAGTGCATGCACATCACCACCactgtgggggaggggagggggcgtCACGCTGGgggcaccccaccccccgccagcACCTGGCGCCGGCTGGAGACCCCCAGGCAACCGGCAGCTGGTGTGGGGGCTGTCTTCGTCCTGGGCCACCTGCTCTGTCCTTCGCCCACCCACCTTCATCCACCTCCATCCGTCCTTCATCCACCCTTTCTCCACCCATGTTCACCATCTCCTTCCATGTCCACCATCTCCTGCCATCCTTCCTCTCCTACCTCCATCCACTTCCATCCACCCTTCCTCCATCCATGCATGTCCACCATCTCCATCCATCCTTCCTCCATCCACCCATGCCCACcatctccatccatccatccttcctccatccatccatcctccATCCACCCACGGCCCcatctccatccatccatcctccATCCGCCCACGCCCCcatctccatccatccatcctccATCCACCCACGCCCCCATCTCCATCCATTCATCCTCCATCCACCCACGCCCACcatctccatccatccatccttcctccatccatccatcctccATCCACCCACGCCCACCatctccatccatccattctacctcatccatccatcctccACCCACCCATGCCCACcatctccatccatccatccatccttcctCCATCCACCCATGCCCACcatctccatccatccatccatccttcctCCATCCATCCACGCCCACCATCTCCATCTCCCTCCATCCACCCACGCCCAccatctccatctccatccatccatccttcctCATCCATCCTTCCTCCCCCTACCCATGCCCACCACCTCCGCCCACCcatccttcctccccttcccccaccccctcacctcTGACGCCGTCGGCCCTCTTCACCCTCCTCAGAGCCTCGCGGGCCTCCTCTCCGCGGGCGCCGGTGGTGGTGACGACTGTGACGGGCAGCCCACGTGCCCGCAGCTCCTgggccagcccctgccccacctcCCGCCACAGGTCCCCGGGTGCCGACACCACGGCCACGTGGGCCCAGCGGAAGAAGCGGAGGACGGCGTGGAGGACCCCTGCGGGCTCGGGCAGGGGGGTCACCAGGGTGTCCGCGCCCTCCGCCTCGCCCAGGCAGGCCCAGGAGACCAGGGGCTTGTTCCAGGCAGCCGCCAGGAGCCCGGCGGCGCCGCAGGTGGCCGGGCTGAGGGGTCCCACCAGCCCCGTGGCGTAGCGCTCGGCGCTGAGCAGCCCCGCCACCCGCCTGGGGGGTCCGGCACGCCTCGCTCAGCACCACCGCGTCCCACCAGTAGCCTTGGTTGAGCGCCGGGTCGCGGTTGAGACGGGCCACGGCCAAGCGGGAGGCCACCTCCGGCAGCGCTCGGGCCAGGACGGGGTCGCAGGTCCAGGGACCCATCACCCCCACCTTGAAGGTGGCCCCGTGCGCTGGGGACGGgcgcaggaggaggaggaggagcaggagcaggaggaggtgggggggcCACCgggggtggtgggagaggcGGAGGAGGAAGCTGGTGGAGATGGCACCGTGGCAGGAGGGGACGACCGTCTGGGGGGTGCCACCACGGTGGGAGGTGACGCCGGTTTGGGTGACACCGTGGATGTGGGAGGTGCCACCACCGTGGGATGTGCTGCCGGTGTGGGAGATGCCACCAGCCTGGGAGATGGCGTTAAGGGAGGTGCCACCACCAGGGGAGGTGCTGTCACGGGAGATGCCACCACGGTGGGAGACGCCACAACAATGGGAGACGTCATTGTGGGAAATGCCACCGCTGTGGGAGATGCCACCACTGTGGGAGACATCGTTGTGGGAAATGCCACCACTGTGGGAGATATCACTCTTCTGGGAGATGCCACCACCATAGGAGATGCCACCACTATAGGAGACTCCATCGTGGGAGATGCCACCACTGTGGGAGATGTCACTCTTCTGGGAGATGCCACCACCATGGGAGACACTGTCATGGGAGATGCCACCACCATAGCAGATGCCACCACTATAGGAGACTCCATCATGAGAGATGCCACCACTGTGGGAGACATTGTTGTGGGAAATGCCACCACTGTGGGAGATATCACTCTTCTGGGAGATGCCACCACCATGGGAAACACTGTCATGGGAGATGCCACCACCATGGGAGACGATGTTGTGGGAGATGTCACCACCGTGGGAGATGCCACCACTGTGGGAGACGTTGTTTTGGAAGAAGCCACCACCGTGGGAGATGCCATTCTTCTGGGAGATGCCACCACTATAGGAGACATCGTCATGGGAGATGCCACCACCATAGAAGATGCCACCACTGTGGGAGACACTGTCATGGGAGATGCCACCACTATAGAAGATGCCATCATGGGAGATGCCACCACCATGGGAGATGTCACGCTTCTGGGAGATGCCACCACCATAGGAGATGTCACCACCATAGGAGACGTCATTGTGGGAGATGTCACCATGGAAGATGTCACGGTAGGAGATACCACCGTGGCAGAAGCCACCACAGAAAAAGTCACCATTGGAGGCACCACCACAGGTCACGTCCCCACGGGTGCTGCCACCGTGGGAGAAGCCACCACGAGGCCACATGGTCCAGGGCAGGACGTGGCTGTTGGGGACGAGGCAGGGGGTCCTCAGGCCCTGGGGGGCCGTGGCAGGAGGCAGCGGGGGGGGTCCAGGGGGATCCAGCGATGCCACCATGGTGGGACAGGGACCAGGGGGTCCGCAGGGTGGAGGGCCACCACCTGTGAGGGAAGAGGGGTgagagcggggggggggggggggggaatggaCCTGAGGGGGGTCCCTGGGTGGGGAGTCCTGGGtggggggggtccctgggtCCATGGgtggggggtccctgggggtgtttgtctccagg
The genomic region above belongs to Falco peregrinus isolate bFalPer1 chromosome 13, bFalPer1.pri, whole genome shotgun sequence and contains:
- the LOC101916692 gene encoding LOW QUALITY PROTEIN: retinal guanylyl cyclase 1-like (The sequence of the model RefSeq protein was modified relative to this genomic sequence to represent the inferred CDS: deleted 2 bases in 2 codons); protein product: HGDISHNDVSYGGDISYGGGISQKRDISHGGGISHDGIFYSGGISHDSVSHSGGIFYGGGISHDDVSYSGGISQKNGISHGGGFFQNNVSHSGGISHGGDISHNIVSHGGGISHDSVSHGGGISQKSDISHSGGISHNNVSHSGGISHDGVSYSGGICYGGGISHDSVSHGGGISQKSDISHSGGISHDGVSYSGGISYGGGISQKSDISHSGGISHNDVSHSGGISHSGGISHNDVSHCCGVSHRGGISRDSTSPGGGTSLNAISQAGGISHTGSTSHGGGTSHIHGVTQTGVTSHRGGTPQTVVPSCHGAISTSFLLRLSHHPRWPPHLLLLLLLLLLLRPSPAHGATFKVGVMGPWTCDPVLARALPEVASRLAVARLNRDPALNQGYWWDAVVLSEACRTPQAVAGLLSAERYATGLVGPLSPATCGAAGLLAAAWNKPLVSWACLGEAEGADTLVTPLPEPAGVLHAVLRFFRWAHVAVVSAPGDLWREVGQGLAQELRARGLPVTVVTTTGARGEEAREALRRVKRADGVRVVVMCMHSVLLGGEEQRVLLEEVEEMGMADGTYVFIPYDALTFPLPYRRLPYPVLANNTKLRLAYDAVLTVTIDSPHLTFHEALQQAKEAYEIPAHIDPTEVHPLFATIYNSIYFLAKAVEATRQTGRWVMGTSVAENARGFQLEGFCQPFSVTEDGDVTVPYVVLDTDNKGDKLWPVYGLEPGTRGLSYRGHSVHWPHSSSPGTDDGCWFDSGSICNGGMDATFVLLMFVLISALIAAGAALACFIRRRIQQAQLMKGPNKIILTMEDLTFINTQSSKQVGGSNASLAGCSGGDAKSVKSVVAAPDNTNVAIAEGAGTQKATSHLPLLLLLFNQQGLVASVQGDWVWLKKFPGDQHSEVKPATKLAFCKLRDLRHENVNLFLGFFHDCGIFAIVSEHCSRGSLEDLLRNEDMKLDWMFKSSLLIDLIKGMRYLHHRDVVHGRLKSRNCVVDGRFVLKVTDHGYNELLEAQRIPSPTPKPQERLWTAPELLRDAALERRGSFRGDVYGIGIIMQEVICRSGPYCMLGLPPEEIIEKVRRPPPLCRPAVSADQAPLECIHLMKECWNEQPERRPTIDQIFDQFKSINKGRKTNIIDSMLRMLEQYSSNLEDLIRERTEELEIEKQKTDKLLTQMLPPSVAEALKMGTPVEPEYFEEVTLYFSDIVGFTTISAMSEPIEVVDLLNDLYTLFDAIIGSHDVYKVETIGDAYMVASGLPKRNGNRHAGEIANMSLDILSSVGTFKMRHMPEVPVRIRIGLHSGPCVAGVVGLTMPRYCLFGDTVNTASRMESTGLPYRIHVNARTVAILQALKEGFKLDIRGKTELKGKGVEDTYWLVGREGFTKPIPTPPDLLPGASNHGISLDEIPAERRKKLEKARPGQVPK